In a single window of the Planctomycetia bacterium genome:
- a CDS encoding class I SAM-dependent methyltransferase translates to MTADHYLGDYLNLPRMITYWYQAKTVRDCGGRDVLEIGVGMGLTAWILRRWGLSLSTLDFDPVLRPTVAGDLRTMPLADNSFDTILIAEVLEHLPWDAFVPALVELRRVARRHVIVTLPCPLVGFNLGLNVPILEPRFWALGFRQLSRPRFDGQHYWELDRLGYPKRRIRAAMREAGFEVEKEFRPGLSLYNYFFVLRNL, encoded by the coding sequence GTGACCGCCGACCACTATCTCGGCGACTATCTCAATCTCCCGCGCATGATCACCTATTGGTATCAGGCGAAGACCGTGCGCGACTGCGGCGGGCGTGACGTGCTGGAGATCGGCGTGGGAATGGGGCTGACCGCGTGGATACTTCGCCGCTGGGGGCTGTCGCTTTCAACGCTCGACTTCGACCCTGTATTGCGACCGACCGTCGCCGGCGATCTGCGCACGATGCCGCTCGCCGACAACAGCTTCGACACGATTCTCATCGCCGAAGTCCTCGAACATCTTCCCTGGGATGCCTTCGTGCCGGCACTCGTCGAGCTGCGCCGCGTCGCGCGCCGGCACGTCATCGTCACGCTGCCGTGCCCGCTCGTCGGGTTCAACCTTGGGCTCAATGTCCCGATACTCGAACCGCGCTTCTGGGCGCTGGGCTTCCGTCAGCTTTCCCGCCCGCGCTTCGACGGTCAGCACTATTGGGAACTCGATCGATTGGGATATCCGAAGCGTAGAATCCGCGCCGCCATGCGCGAGGCCGGCTTCGAGGTCGAAAAAGAATTCCGCCCCGGCCTCAGCCTCTACAACTACTTCTTCGTGCTGCGTAATTTGTAA
- a CDS encoding IS256 family transposase, protein MQESNESIETIPVPSRDVLTEILRDGAQRLLGQAIEAEVDGWIEGHADLRDPQGRRQVVKNGHHPTRTLVTGVGPVEVTQPRVWDRRIVGRGEAGEALDANGQAVERFCSSILPPYLRKTKAIEELIPWLYLKGISTGDFSEALQALVGPQAAGLSATTITRLMTSWQDEYQSWNRRSLEGKHYVYLWADGIHFNIRLEEDRQCILVLMGARADGRKELIAVVDGHRESEQSWYSLLLDCQQRGMTIDPKLATADGALGFWAALPKVYSTTRAQRCWVHKTANVLDKMPKRVQTGAKAKLHEIWMAPTRENANQAFDHFVAHYAAKYPGAAECLVKDREVLLTFYDFPAEHWRHLRTTNPIESTFATVRLRHRRTKGNGSRIACLAMVFKLCESAANHWRLLNGATLLPDVIAGVKFVNGEKAERNAA, encoded by the coding sequence ATGCAGGAGAGTAACGAGTCGATCGAGACGATTCCAGTCCCCAGCCGAGACGTTTTGACGGAGATTCTGCGGGACGGGGCCCAACGGCTCCTGGGCCAGGCGATCGAGGCGGAGGTCGATGGCTGGATCGAAGGGCACGCCGATCTGCGCGATCCGCAAGGCCGCCGGCAGGTGGTCAAGAACGGCCATCATCCCACCCGGACCCTCGTCACCGGCGTCGGGCCGGTGGAGGTGACGCAGCCGCGGGTGTGGGACCGTCGGATCGTCGGCCGCGGCGAGGCCGGCGAAGCGTTGGATGCAAATGGCCAGGCCGTGGAGCGGTTCTGTTCGTCGATTTTGCCGCCGTACCTGCGGAAGACGAAGGCCATCGAGGAGTTGATCCCCTGGCTGTACCTCAAGGGCATCAGCACCGGAGACTTCAGCGAGGCCCTGCAGGCGCTGGTCGGTCCCCAGGCGGCGGGGCTCAGCGCCACGACGATCACGCGTTTGATGACGAGTTGGCAGGACGAGTACCAGTCATGGAATCGCCGCTCCCTGGAAGGCAAGCACTACGTGTACCTCTGGGCGGATGGGATTCACTTCAACATCCGCCTGGAGGAAGACCGGCAGTGCATTCTGGTGCTGATGGGCGCGAGGGCGGACGGCCGCAAGGAGCTGATCGCGGTGGTCGACGGCCATCGCGAGAGCGAGCAGTCGTGGTATTCGCTGCTGCTGGACTGCCAACAACGGGGCATGACGATCGACCCGAAGCTGGCCACGGCGGACGGAGCGCTGGGCTTCTGGGCGGCGCTGCCGAAGGTCTATTCGACGACCCGGGCGCAGCGCTGCTGGGTGCACAAGACGGCCAACGTGTTGGACAAGATGCCCAAGCGGGTGCAGACCGGCGCGAAGGCCAAGCTGCACGAGATCTGGATGGCGCCGACGCGGGAGAATGCGAACCAGGCGTTCGATCACTTCGTGGCCCACTACGCGGCCAAATACCCCGGCGCGGCCGAGTGCCTGGTGAAGGATCGCGAGGTGCTGCTGACGTTCTACGACTTCCCGGCCGAGCACTGGCGGCACCTGCGGACGACGAATCCGATCGAAAGTACGTTCGCCACGGTGCGGCTGCGTCACCGCCGGACCAAAGGCAACGGCAGTCGGATCGCGTGTCTGGCAATGGTGTTCAAGCTGTGCGAGTCCGCCGCGAACCACTGGCGGCTGCTCAATGGCGCGACGCTGCTTCCCGATGTCATCGCCGGTGTGAAGTTCGTCAATGGAGAAAAGGCCGAGAGAAACGCCGCCTGA
- a CDS encoding GH3 auxin-responsive promoter family protein: MSDRSILDSIFAKAASLQASRTTRKFMAELGSAIRCQQRLLDRLIRRGALTQFGRDHRLDSIQSYEQFRDRVPICTYEELSPYVEQVRAGRVDALLPPGERVLMFALTSGTTAQPKYIPITPSVLAECRRGWNIWGLKAIMDHPRSLLRHILQVTSSMRDHTAPSGVPCGAITGLLAATQKRLVRKYYTSPADVAGISDSTAKYYTIMRLAMPRDVAWAVTANPSTLMLLAKTADAHKERLIRDIHEGTLWDKLPVSNEIRATLRPRLAAMPDVARRLERLASASGSLYPKDYWRLDFLAHWTGGTMGLYRSQIPRYFGDVPVRDIGLIASEGRMSIPLADESASGVLAITSHFYEFIPAEEYGNASPTVLRMHELQEGREYFLLLTNASGLFRYDIGDRVRVTGWLGQAPMIEFLSRDAHTSSLTGEKLTEHQVVLAMQSVCGKSMDRVVEFVLSPRWGEPPRYRLYVEQGMARQHEGLADRLDQAICSVNGEYASKRSTLRLGALEMCPLPAGTLTRRNEAQRRNRSRTSEQFKHQYLLAAPGQDGELADCAQNSSAASESLEQA, from the coding sequence GTGTCCGACCGGTCCATTCTTGATTCGATCTTCGCCAAGGCTGCCAGCCTGCAGGCCTCTCGTACGACGCGAAAGTTCATGGCCGAGCTTGGCTCGGCGATTCGCTGTCAGCAGAGACTTCTGGACCGGCTGATCCGGCGCGGCGCCCTCACGCAATTCGGCCGCGATCATCGACTGGATTCGATACAGTCATACGAGCAGTTTCGCGATCGCGTCCCCATCTGCACCTATGAAGAGCTATCGCCATATGTGGAGCAGGTGCGCGCCGGGCGGGTCGATGCGCTCCTGCCGCCGGGCGAACGAGTGCTCATGTTCGCGCTCACCAGCGGCACGACGGCGCAGCCCAAGTACATTCCCATTACGCCCTCGGTCCTGGCGGAATGCCGGCGGGGATGGAACATCTGGGGCCTGAAGGCGATCATGGATCATCCGCGATCGCTGCTGCGACACATTCTCCAGGTGACCAGCTCGATGCGGGATCACACCGCGCCATCCGGTGTGCCATGCGGAGCGATCACCGGCCTGCTCGCCGCGACGCAGAAGCGGCTCGTCCGGAAGTATTACACGTCGCCCGCGGACGTGGCCGGGATCAGCGATTCGACCGCGAAGTATTACACGATCATGCGACTGGCGATGCCGCGCGACGTCGCCTGGGCCGTCACGGCCAACCCCTCCACACTGATGCTTCTCGCGAAGACGGCCGACGCGCACAAGGAGCGGCTCATTCGCGACATTCACGAGGGCACGCTCTGGGATAAGTTGCCGGTATCAAATGAAATACGCGCCACCCTCCGACCGCGACTGGCGGCCATGCCCGACGTGGCCCGGCGATTGGAGCGGCTGGCGTCCGCAAGCGGATCGCTCTATCCAAAGGACTATTGGCGATTGGATTTCCTCGCGCACTGGACGGGCGGGACGATGGGACTGTATCGCTCGCAGATCCCGCGCTACTTCGGTGACGTGCCGGTGCGCGATATTGGCCTGATCGCCAGCGAAGGGAGAATGTCGATACCGCTGGCGGATGAATCGGCGTCAGGCGTGCTGGCGATCACAAGCCACTTTTATGAGTTCATCCCCGCTGAGGAATACGGCAACGCAAGTCCGACCGTGCTGCGCATGCACGAGCTTCAGGAGGGCCGAGAGTACTTCCTGCTGCTGACCAATGCGAGCGGGCTGTTTCGCTACGACATCGGCGATCGGGTACGCGTCACGGGCTGGCTTGGGCAGGCGCCGATGATCGAGTTCCTCAGCCGCGATGCGCATACGTCCTCCCTGACCGGCGAAAAGCTGACCGAGCACCAGGTTGTGCTGGCGATGCAATCGGTTTGCGGAAAGTCCATGGACAGGGTGGTGGAGTTTGTGCTGTCACCGCGATGGGGAGAGCCGCCGCGCTATCGGCTGTACGTGGAACAGGGCATGGCGCGACAGCATGAAGGACTTGCCGATCGTCTGGATCAGGCGATTTGCAGCGTCAACGGGGAGTACGCGTCGAAGCGGTCCACCTTGCGGCTGGGTGCGTTGGAGATGTGCCCGCTGCCGGCCGGCACACTGACGCGGCGGAATGAGGCGCAGCGTCGGAATCGATCGCGCACGTCGGAGCAGTTCAAGCATCAATATCTATTGGCGGCGCCGGGGCAGGATGGGGAGCTGGCGGATTGTGCGCAGAATTCGTCGGCGGCGTCGGAATCCCTCGAGCAAGCGTGA
- a CDS encoding alpha/beta hydrolase, translating to MYSNRSEAGAVLDISSQSTELLASFWTAVARNWALTSIILTLILLVVIPALVLVKYLRICLNIISDTEPPLSVPQWSFRPIPGEERDFYATDGVRLRGVLMHPPPEVERRGTIIFAPEFKSTRLSCARYCRPLIDAGYDVFSFDFRGHGASASEEGYRARQWASDREVSDMMGAISTVEQWLEEQGRPIEIGLFGISRGACAGILASESCASVRALITDGAFSSDCTLEHLMKRWAKIYARVKIIYENHPPEFWRFLRWCLFLTCRVKFKCRYPSVRKTLMRMLPRPMLFIHGERDSYIPVEQSRLLYALSAQPKYLWVVHGAKHNQSVDVVPEEYTRRTVEFFDRYLARREDADNMYKQGRFVEFALGALAEHNQLAAADEMGRTVTRLRIPAESPEELDEIEVN from the coding sequence GTGTATTCCAACAGATCGGAGGCCGGCGCGGTGCTGGATATTTCCTCGCAATCGACAGAACTGCTCGCATCTTTCTGGACGGCCGTGGCGCGCAACTGGGCGCTGACTTCGATCATCCTGACGCTGATCCTCCTCGTCGTCATCCCGGCCCTGGTTCTCGTCAAATACCTGCGAATCTGCCTGAACATCATCAGCGATACCGAGCCGCCGCTTTCGGTGCCGCAGTGGTCTTTCCGCCCTATTCCCGGCGAGGAGCGAGACTTCTACGCGACCGACGGGGTCCGGCTTCGGGGCGTGCTGATGCATCCACCGCCCGAGGTGGAGCGACGGGGGACGATTATCTTTGCCCCGGAGTTCAAGAGCACGCGTCTGTCGTGCGCTCGTTATTGTCGGCCGCTGATTGATGCCGGATACGACGTCTTCTCGTTCGATTTCCGCGGCCATGGGGCCAGTGCGTCCGAGGAGGGCTATCGAGCGCGGCAGTGGGCCAGCGACCGAGAGGTCTCCGACATGATGGGGGCCATCTCCACGGTCGAGCAATGGCTGGAGGAGCAGGGTCGCCCGATTGAGATCGGACTCTTCGGCATCTCCCGCGGGGCCTGCGCGGGGATTCTGGCGAGCGAGTCGTGCGCGTCTGTTCGGGCACTCATTACCGACGGCGCATTTTCATCGGACTGCACGCTTGAGCATCTAATGAAACGCTGGGCGAAGATCTACGCCCGGGTGAAGATCATCTATGAGAATCACCCGCCGGAGTTCTGGAGGTTTCTTCGCTGGTGCCTTTTCCTGACATGTCGCGTCAAGTTCAAATGCCGTTATCCGTCGGTTCGCAAGACGCTCATGCGCATGCTGCCCCGCCCGATGCTCTTCATTCACGGCGAGCGGGACAGTTACATTCCGGTGGAGCAGTCGCGGCTGCTGTACGCCCTGTCGGCACAGCCCAAGTATCTCTGGGTGGTTCACGGGGCGAAGCACAATCAGTCGGTCGATGTTGTACCCGAGGAATACACCCGGCGCACCGTCGAGTTCTTCGATCGCTATCTTGCCCGGCGCGAAGACGCGGACAACATGTACAAGCAGGGCCGGTTTGTTGAGTTCGCCCTGGGCGCTCTGGCCGAACATAATCAACTCGCCGCCGCCGACGAAATGGGTCGGACGGTCACACGGCTTCGGATTCCCGCCGAATCGCCGGAAGAACTCGACGAGATCGAAGTTAACTGA
- a CDS encoding DUF4349 domain-containing protein, with translation MTTNDNTELNAALRDLTKWDAREAGQWRRALASTGLRASRGNFGRLRGRRFSPMTVGISAAAVLILSAVVVNLVPQLSTAPARDRARKSPRLTADLKGVGQAMYVYQQGESGSWPYAGSSSALPRQFFSPSTTDVEMAGPTLDSQSAAGTPSVPASSLAETSRPITNRHVIRNANIELRTNDVRAVYLKARLSVQPELGEYVKESSLYGSGTDAFASMTLCVASARLPDAMNGLRELATVDTEGQTGRDVTEQVIDLEARLRNERRIEQELLKLLDERKDAPLSDVIQLREKLKEVRGEIERLVGQREGLAGLTDLATILVQIRSSDASASRGNWLSGSFGERISAGWYSGVDFMTGTLATMVQFLVGGSVIWVVVTSVVVVVWRRRRSR, from the coding sequence ATGACGACTAACGACAATACGGAGCTGAATGCCGCTCTACGCGACCTTACGAAGTGGGACGCTCGCGAAGCGGGCCAGTGGCGCAGGGCGCTCGCTTCGACCGGCCTGCGCGCGAGTCGCGGTAACTTCGGCAGGCTTCGGGGACGCAGATTCTCGCCGATGACCGTTGGAATCTCGGCGGCGGCGGTCTTGATTCTGTCGGCGGTGGTGGTCAATCTCGTCCCGCAACTCTCGACCGCTCCAGCGCGTGACCGAGCGCGAAAGAGTCCGCGTCTCACCGCCGATCTCAAAGGCGTTGGACAGGCCATGTATGTTTACCAGCAAGGTGAGTCCGGCTCTTGGCCATACGCTGGATCTTCGAGCGCTCTGCCACGGCAGTTTTTTTCGCCGTCCACGACAGATGTGGAAATGGCCGGTCCCACGCTTGATAGTCAATCGGCGGCAGGTACTCCGTCAGTCCCCGCATCGTCGCTCGCGGAAACTTCCAGACCGATCACGAACCGGCACGTCATCCGCAATGCGAATATCGAGCTGAGGACCAATGATGTGCGCGCCGTCTATCTCAAGGCCCGACTATCGGTGCAGCCTGAACTGGGCGAGTACGTCAAGGAGTCATCGCTGTACGGCTCGGGCACCGACGCTTTCGCCAGCATGACCCTGTGCGTCGCCTCCGCCCGGTTGCCAGACGCGATGAACGGGCTTCGAGAGCTTGCCACGGTGGATACGGAGGGGCAGACCGGTCGCGACGTGACCGAGCAGGTCATTGATCTGGAGGCCCGGCTGCGCAACGAACGCCGTATCGAGCAAGAATTGCTCAAGTTGCTCGATGAGCGAAAGGACGCACCCCTTTCGGACGTGATTCAACTGCGCGAGAAGCTCAAGGAGGTGCGCGGAGAGATTGAGCGTCTGGTGGGGCAGCGCGAGGGGCTCGCGGGACTGACGGACCTGGCCACGATTCTGGTACAGATACGCTCTTCGGACGCAAGCGCAAGCCGAGGGAATTGGCTCTCCGGCTCTTTCGGCGAGCGAATAAGCGCGGGTTGGTACAGCGGCGTGGACTTCATGACCGGCACGCTGGCGACGATGGTGCAGTTTCTAGTGGGCGGCAGCGTGATCTGGGTCGTTGTCACGTCGGTCGTAGTCGTCGTCTGGCGGAGAAGGCGATCGAGATAG
- a CDS encoding FHA domain-containing protein produces MVRIEVLESGQSTAMVLDRQVIRIGRESDNDVVLADEKASRHHCELKLQPNGIMIRDLSSRNGTFFGNERITQLLLSKNGSITIGKAKIRLNIDSQRFSSASPPPSPADISEIVAVSSGNSGRPDDKHWARVAMDAASDYSLAGGKREKTDWVERLFYRQWLAKVVISSIVVVVLIGASIWYVVSSRAERKALAEQKVRENASLVSDARTKVEELLQKSKPGEAAQAVRQAQLAGLEISVVTELEAAIAKGAEGLRSEILAKAKLELESGGLKKVEELLRDARALNEFVQDTRQVEKLEKRLAEAREAAEYAPAMALFAKARQSLSSGDFEGALQNYELARNRPHKGPEIDEFGNELREKIGGRLRIIGLPPEGIVRFAGLPPAGPSEVVSGLKSGLVEFTVEARGFLPESLSAHVNFPEITEQVVSLVPEASEPLWAMNVLQGHCAQRLVEVYYKQVLKDEDEKGKIDALKSQCNADINSMDFSQDPESPFKKSLQRAITRLTKLKNGQFILALDDLGTLAESTSDKGRAAIIRESASELKPYINRIERGCSQCWGQGAVPCARCMGIGKSKESRVCKSCDGQGQKTHTTCKGTGFQECKPCNGKGVKARWVSGGGQGATSAKRRVETECKTCHGEGRIGVMVKFR; encoded by the coding sequence ATGGTACGGATCGAGGTCTTGGAATCAGGCCAAAGTACTGCGATGGTCTTGGATCGCCAGGTAATCCGCATTGGGAGAGAGAGCGACAACGACGTGGTATTGGCGGATGAAAAGGCATCGCGCCATCACTGTGAGTTGAAGTTGCAGCCCAATGGTATCATGATTCGTGATCTATCGTCGCGTAACGGGACATTTTTTGGCAACGAGCGGATCACCCAACTGCTTCTGAGTAAGAATGGCTCAATCACCATCGGCAAGGCCAAGATTAGGCTGAATATTGACTCACAGCGTTTTTCATCAGCCAGCCCTCCTCCGTCTCCCGCGGACATTTCCGAAATTGTAGCGGTTAGCTCGGGGAATTCTGGTAGACCGGATGACAAGCATTGGGCTCGGGTGGCGATGGATGCGGCTAGCGACTATTCGCTGGCAGGGGGTAAACGCGAAAAAACCGATTGGGTAGAGCGGCTATTCTATCGGCAATGGCTCGCGAAGGTAGTAATTTCGTCCATCGTGGTCGTCGTGCTCATTGGTGCATCAATTTGGTATGTCGTCAGCAGTCGTGCTGAACGCAAGGCACTTGCAGAACAAAAAGTCAGAGAGAATGCATCGCTGGTTTCTGACGCTCGAACTAAAGTTGAGGAGTTGCTTCAGAAAAGCAAGCCTGGCGAAGCGGCTCAAGCAGTTAGGCAGGCGCAGCTTGCGGGCCTCGAAATCTCGGTAGTCACGGAATTGGAGGCTGCGATTGCCAAGGGAGCCGAGGGGCTAAGGTCTGAAATACTCGCAAAAGCGAAACTGGAACTAGAGAGTGGAGGGCTAAAGAAGGTAGAGGAGTTACTGCGGGATGCAAGGGCTCTCAACGAGTTTGTTCAGGATACACGGCAGGTCGAGAAACTGGAAAAGCGTTTGGCAGAAGCACGTGAGGCCGCGGAATACGCACCCGCAATGGCTTTGTTCGCCAAAGCAAGGCAATCGCTCTCGTCCGGTGATTTTGAGGGAGCGCTTCAGAATTATGAATTAGCTCGCAATAGACCGCACAAAGGTCCTGAAATTGACGAATTTGGGAACGAACTCAGAGAGAAAATCGGCGGGAGGTTGAGGATCATCGGATTGCCCCCGGAGGGTATTGTTCGATTTGCCGGGCTTCCGCCCGCGGGACCTTCTGAGGTCGTTTCTGGCCTAAAGTCAGGTCTAGTGGAATTCACCGTGGAAGCAAGGGGGTTTTTGCCCGAGTCGCTCAGCGCGCATGTGAATTTTCCCGAGATTACGGAACAGGTTGTATCTTTAGTGCCGGAGGCCAGTGAGCCACTTTGGGCGATGAATGTGCTTCAGGGGCATTGTGCACAGCGTCTCGTCGAGGTCTATTACAAGCAGGTGTTAAAGGACGAGGACGAGAAGGGAAAAATAGACGCATTAAAGTCTCAATGTAATGCGGATATTAATTCCATGGATTTCTCGCAGGATCCAGAGAGTCCTTTCAAGAAATCACTCCAGCGTGCGATTACTCGCCTCACGAAGCTCAAAAACGGCCAATTCATTCTTGCGTTGGATGATCTAGGCACATTGGCCGAATCTACTTCGGACAAGGGCCGAGCTGCAATCATTCGCGAATCAGCTTCCGAGCTGAAGCCCTACATCAATAGAATCGAGCGTGGGTGTTCGCAATGCTGGGGTCAGGGAGCCGTTCCGTGTGCTCGGTGCATGGGGATTGGGAAGTCTAAGGAGAGCAGGGTTTGTAAAAGTTGTGATGGGCAGGGGCAAAAGACGCACACGACCTGCAAGGGAACCGGCTTTCAGGAATGTAAACCGTGCAATGGTAAAGGTGTTAAGGCGAGATGGGTCAGCGGCGGCGGACAAGGGGCGACTTCCGCCAAGCGGCGAGTCGAGACCGAATGCAAGACATGTCATGGAGAGGGGCGGATCGGAGTAATGGTCAAATTTCGTTGA
- a CDS encoding polysaccharide-degrading enzyme, which yields MRTIQSLPLVRAIAHSICICALFGTFTAARAADFHVGTSQPFSSIGAVPWHTLSPGDTVWIHWRAAPYNEKWVIGRQGTASLPISVRGVPGPSGQRPIIDGQNATTPAPLNYWNEARSVIKVGGSNTPTNDMAQWILIEGLDIRGARPPNTFTGDTGQVQTYSLNAAAIHVELGEHITIRDCIIRDSGNGIFVSSFDEDISRDILIENNYIHSNGNSGSIFEHNTYTAAIGIVYQFNRFGPLASGAGGNNLKDRSAGLVVRYNWIEGGNRQLDLVDAEDSTLIRDHPTYRRTDVYGNVLIEPAGAGNRQIIHYGGDSGTTGDYRKGDLFFYHNTLVSTRTDRTTLVRLSTNDEHCDARNNILYVTTPGSEFAMLDATGVLDLSHNWIKPGWVGAFGGLSGVINNDGTQILGASPGFTNEAGQDFTLTSSSACVDAATALHPTVAVDGAVTRQYVKHQSSMTRTIAGAASDVGAFERIPSCNADIDCDDDCDDDDVPAFVLALIDAEAFAQAYPSCPVESADLNQDTTVNALDIPAFIAAILSATTP from the coding sequence GTGCGCACCATTCAATCACTCCCACTCGTTCGCGCCATTGCGCATTCAATCTGCATCTGCGCTCTCTTCGGCACATTCACCGCCGCCCGCGCCGCCGACTTTCACGTCGGCACGAGTCAGCCGTTTTCATCAATCGGCGCCGTTCCGTGGCACACGCTCTCCCCCGGCGACACAGTCTGGATCCACTGGCGCGCCGCCCCATACAACGAGAAGTGGGTCATCGGCCGCCAGGGCACTGCCTCTCTTCCAATCAGCGTGCGCGGCGTCCCAGGCCCCTCCGGCCAGCGCCCGATCATCGACGGCCAAAACGCAACCACCCCCGCGCCCCTCAACTACTGGAACGAAGCCCGCTCCGTCATCAAGGTCGGCGGTTCAAACACCCCGACAAACGATATGGCCCAGTGGATTCTCATCGAAGGCCTCGACATCCGCGGAGCCCGCCCGCCCAACACCTTCACCGGCGACACCGGCCAGGTGCAGACCTACTCACTCAACGCCGCGGCCATTCACGTCGAGCTCGGCGAGCACATCACCATTCGTGACTGCATCATCCGCGACAGCGGCAACGGCATTTTCGTCAGTTCCTTCGACGAGGATATCTCCCGCGACATCCTCATCGAAAACAATTACATCCATTCCAACGGCAACAGCGGCAGCATCTTCGAGCACAACACCTACACCGCCGCCATCGGCATCGTCTATCAGTTCAACCGCTTCGGCCCCCTCGCCTCAGGCGCCGGCGGCAACAATCTCAAGGATCGCTCCGCCGGCCTCGTCGTCCGCTACAACTGGATCGAGGGCGGCAATCGACAGTTGGACCTCGTCGACGCCGAAGACAGCACCCTCATCCGCGACCATCCGACTTATCGCCGCACCGATGTTTACGGCAACGTCCTCATCGAGCCGGCCGGCGCAGGCAACCGCCAGATCATCCACTACGGCGGCGACAGCGGCACAACAGGCGACTATCGCAAGGGCGATCTCTTCTTCTATCACAACACGCTGGTCTCCACCCGAACCGATCGAACAACGCTCGTGCGCCTCTCCACCAACGACGAACACTGCGACGCCAGAAACAACATCCTCTACGTCACCACCCCCGGCAGCGAATTCGCCATGCTCGACGCCACCGGCGTCCTCGACCTCTCCCACAATTGGATCAAGCCGGGCTGGGTCGGCGCATTCGGCGGCCTTTCCGGCGTCATCAACAACGACGGCACGCAGATCCTCGGCGCGTCGCCGGGCTTTACGAACGAAGCGGGGCAGGACTTCACGCTGACATCGAGTTCGGCCTGCGTCGACGCCGCAACCGCGCTCCACCCAACCGTCGCCGTCGACGGCGCGGTCACGCGGCAATACGTGAAGCATCAATCCAGCATGACGCGAACAATCGCCGGCGCAGCCTCCGACGTAGGTGCTTTTGAGCGGATACCTTCGTGCAATGCCGACATCGACTGCGACGATGACTGTGACGACGACGACGTGCCCGCCTTCGTCCTGGCCCTCATCGACGCCGAGGCCTTCGCCCAAGCCTACCCCAGCTGCCCCGTCGAATCCGCCGATCTCAACCAGGACACCACCGTAAACGCCCTCGATATACCCGCCTTCATCGCCGCAATCCTCTCAGCAACCACCCCGTAA
- the deoC gene encoding deoxyribose-phosphate aldolase, with amino-acid sequence MPRDVAQFIDHTLLKPEATRSQIEQLCKEAKEHSFASVCINPNWVKVAAGILKGSPVAVCTVVGFPLGAHVAEVKALEARRAIRDGAREIDMVINIGALKSNDDDLVLQDIRAVVDACMDGRAICKVIIECALLTDDEKVRACLLSRRARADFVKTSTGFASTGATAHDVALMSEAVAGTRMGVKAAGGIRSYGDFKTMVEAGATRIGASAGIAIIRESKGDAPAAAASAPTEPASQKY; translated from the coding sequence ATTCCGCGTGACGTCGCTCAATTCATCGATCACACCCTGCTGAAGCCCGAGGCGACCCGCTCGCAGATCGAGCAGCTCTGCAAAGAGGCGAAGGAGCACTCGTTTGCCTCCGTCTGCATCAATCCGAATTGGGTCAAGGTCGCAGCGGGCATTCTCAAGGGTTCGCCCGTCGCGGTCTGCACCGTCGTCGGATTTCCGCTCGGCGCACATGTTGCCGAGGTCAAGGCACTCGAGGCCCGCCGCGCCATTCGCGACGGAGCCCGGGAAATCGACATGGTCATCAACATCGGGGCCCTCAAGAGCAACGACGATGATCTCGTTCTTCAGGATATCAGGGCTGTCGTCGATGCCTGCATGGACGGACGGGCGATCTGCAAGGTCATCATCGAGTGCGCCCTGCTCACCGACGACGAGAAAGTCCGGGCCTGCCTGCTCTCGCGAAGGGCCCGCGCAGACTTCGTCAAGACCAGCACCGGATTCGCCTCCACCGGCGCCACGGCGCACGATGTGGCCCTGATGAGTGAAGCCGTCGCCGGGACGCGCATGGGCGTAAAGGCAGCAGGCGGCATCCGATCCTATGGCGACTTCAAGACCATGGTTGAAGCGGGCGCCACCCGCATTGGGGCCAGCGCCGGCATCGCGATCATCCGGGAGTCGAAGGGCGATGCTCCCGCCGCTGCGGCATCCGCGCCGACCGAGCCCGCTTCGCAGAAATATTGA
- a CDS encoding polymer-forming cytoskeletal protein, with translation MADMNGEFPTVIGPDAKFKGELSFEKGVRIEGGFDGHIKSKGTLHVAEGAKISANVEASNVKVEGECKGNLVVSEKLHLLATAKVEGDLRTTRLEINDGAIFVGNVIVGQAAAEAASRRSMPSENSSPSSDGPRVAPQGSPGIVRPAPRPAEIRVPANP, from the coding sequence ATGGCCGACATGAACGGTGAATTTCCCACAGTCATCGGGCCGGACGCGAAGTTCAAGGGCGAACTGTCATTCGAGAAGGGCGTCCGGATCGAGGGCGGCTTCGACGGCCATATCAAGTCCAAGGGCACCCTGCACGTCGCCGAAGGCGCGAAGATCTCGGCGAATGTCGAGGCCTCCAACGTCAAGGTGGAGGGCGAGTGTAAGGGGAATCTCGTCGTATCTGAGAAGCTTCATCTGCTCGCCACCGCGAAGGTCGAGGGCGACCTGCGGACGACGCGGCTGGAGATCAACGATGGGGCGATCTTCGTCGGCAATGTCATCGTCGGTCAGGCAGCGGCCGAAGCGGCTTCGCGACGGTCAATGCCGTCCGAAAACTCCTCGCCCTCTTCTGATGGGCCCCGCGTCGCGCCCCAGGGCAGCCCCGGCATCGTTCGCCCAGCCCCGCGCCCGGCGGAAATCCGCGTCCCGGCGAACCCGTAG